The following are encoded together in the Oryzias melastigma strain HK-1 linkage group LG17, ASM292280v2, whole genome shotgun sequence genome:
- the LOC112144293 gene encoding tripartite motif-containing protein 16-like: MATNDLDQETFSCSICLDLLKDPVTIPCGHSYCMKCIQGFWDGEEKIPRCPQCRKTFTMRPVLVKNTMLAALVEQLKKTGLQAAPADHCYAGPEDVSCDFCSGRKLKAIKSCLVCLVSYCEKHLQPHLDVAAFKKHKLVEPSKNLQENICSIHDEVMKMFCRTDQKCICYLCSVEEHRGHDTVSAAAERTERQRDLEESQQQIQQRIQDREKEVKLLQQEVEAINHSADQTVKDSEKIFTQMIRLIQKRSFDVKQQIRSQQQTEVSRVKDLQEELEQEITELKRRDAELKQLSLTEDHSQFLLNYPSLPPLSESTHSSSINVRPLRYFEEVTATVSELRDKLQEILREQWTNISLTVTRVDVLLPEPEPEPKNRADFLKYSCQITLYPNTAHRELLLSQENRKVTFMEKLQSDSDHPDRFTDFFQVLSRESLTGHCYWEVEWRGKYVYVAVAYKNISRSGDGSIFGFNDKSWALRCYPDSFSFYHNNIKTSISAPGSSRVGVYLDHRAGVLSFYSVSESMTLLHRVQTTFTQKLHAGVLLDYPVGTSAELCKLK, encoded by the coding sequence ATGGCCACAAATGATCTGGATCAAGAAACCTTCAGCTGTTCCATCTGTCTGGATCTGCTGAAGGATCCGGTGACTATTCCCTGTGGACACAGCTACTGCATGAAGTGTATTCAAGGATTCTGGGATGGAGAGGAGAAAATCCCCAGATGTCCTCAGTGTAGGAAGACCTTCACAATGAGACCTGTTCTGGTGAAAAACACCATGTTAGCTGCTTTAGTGGAGCAGCTGAAGAAGACTGGACTccaagctgctcctgctgatcactgctatgcTGGACCTGAAGATGTGTCCTGTGATTTCTGCtctggaagaaaactgaaagcCATCAAGTCTTGTTTGGTCTGTCTGGTCTCTTACTGTGAGAAACACCTTCAACCTCATTTGGATGTTGCTGCATTCAAGAAACACAAGCTGGTGGAACCCTCcaagaacctgcaggagaacatctgctccattcatgatgaggtgatgaagatgttctGTCGTACTGATCAGAAGTGTATCTGTTATCTCTGCTCTGTGGAAGAACATAGAGGACACGACAcagtctcagctgcagcagaaaggactgagaggcagagagatctggaggagagtCAACAACAAATCCAGCAGAGAATCCAGGACAGAGAGAAAGAGGTGAAGCTGCTTCAACAGGAGGTGGAGGCCATCAATCACTCTGCTGATCAAACAGTGAAGGACAGTGAGAAGATCTTCACTCAGATGATCCGTCTCATCCAGAAAAGAAGCTTTGATgtgaagcagcagatcagatcccAGCAGCAAACTGAAGTGAGTCGAGTCAAAGAtcttcaggaggagctggagcaggagatcaCTGAGCTGAAAAGGAGAGACGCTGAGCTGAAGCAGCTCTCACTCACAGAGGATCACAGCCAGTTTCTGCTCAACTACCCCTCACTGCCACCACTCAGTGAGTCCACACACTCATCCAGCATCAATGTCCGTCCTCTGAGATACTTTGAGGAGGTGACAGCAACTGTGTCAGAGCTCAGAGACAAACTGCAGGAGATTCTGAGAGAGCAATGGACAAACATCTCACTGACAGTCACTCGTGTGGATGTTTTActgccagaaccagaaccagaaccaaagaaCAGAGCTGACTTCTTGAAATATTCATGTCAAATTACACTATATCCAAACACAGCACACAGAGAACTGTTACTGTCACAGGAGAACAGAAAGGTGACATTTATGGAAAAACTTCAGtctgattctgatcatccagacagatttactgatttttttcaggttcTGAGTAGAGAGAGTTTGACTGGACAttgttactgggaggtggagtggagaggaaaatatgtttatgtAGCAGTCGCCTACAAGAACATCAGCAGATCTGGAGATGGAAGTATATTTGGTTTCAATGATAAATCTTGGGCATTACGTTGTTATCCAGACAGTTTCTCATTTTAccacaacaacataaaaacctCAATCTCAGCTCCTGGTTCCTCCAGAGTAGGAGTGTACCTGGATCACAGAGCAGGTGTTCTGTCCTTCTACAGTGTCTCTGAAAGCATGACtctcctccacagagtccagaccacattcactcagAAGCTTCATGCTGGAGTGTTGCTGGATTATCCTGTTGGAACCTCAGCAGAGTTGTGTAAACTCAAATAG